In Poecilia reticulata strain Guanapo linkage group LG15, Guppy_female_1.0+MT, whole genome shotgun sequence, the sequence tttttttttgttattccacAAAACTTTCAAGCACTTCAAACAGCCAGCTTCAATTCAGATGGAGGTGCCAATTCATGTCAGTTCAATAAAATTGAGTCAAGTATGCAATACAATTGATGTTtgatcaaattttttattttttttcatcaactcGGCTAATTGTATGGAGTCATTGACTCACTGCATTCACTTTCATTCAACTTCTTCTTTCATGGTTTACTATTCTTACTGACTGCCACTGTGGTCTCTCCACAACATTGTTTAAAACCACAAAGTAAGCAGATCAGTTTCTAACAAAATCCTGCTATGTTGATTGAATGTCTTCTGGGAAGCtgagttttgaatgttttttggctGAAATCCATAAAGAAAATTGACATTCTATGTAGtgcaagttttactttttaaatttggatTGCTGATCTTGACCTCTTCAGTGAGATGCTCCTGTATATTCAAGTGGATTTGCACATTGTGCTGAGATGCACTAATCTTCAGTTGGACAGTTGTCTATTTCTGAGTTGGTGCTCGAGTTATTAACTCTATGGGTGTGTTTGGCACTGGTACGATGGCTGCCTTAGGTGTTTGGATTGATTTTGTGGTCTGTAGTGCATGACTGGCAGTGTTGTGTAACGACATGTTCACATTCCTAACGGCATGCCCCAAGGCAGCGCTGCAGAAGATGAGACACTGTGTGCTAAAGTAATGGTTTACTTCTCTCCACAGCAACCAAAGGAGATCTGTGCTCTTGCCGGTTTCTGTCCGGAAATGAAGAAGTCCGTCCCCATGTTGGACCTGCAGCCTGCAAAGGCCATCCCTGCTGCCAAAACCATGGTGGCTGCTAAGCTTTTCCCTGCCACCAAAGTTGAGGCTGCTGCTTCCAGGGtgggtatttttattatttttcactttccGTCTCATCACTTTTCTACATAATCTAACATTAATCATATTGCAGTCGATGGTACGTGTCCGTGAGTCGCCAACTTGTGCAATCTGTGAGTTTGTGATGAAGCAGTTGGAGTCCATGCTGGAGGATCAAGCAACTGAGGTGTGGATGTTTCACGAGTTCTTCTTCCCATCATCTTCAATTAAACAGCCCTGCTGCCTAAATCCTGCACGCGTTTGTCCCTAATGTGTCTGACTCTTGTTTATGGTGGCAGGAGGAGGTTGTTCAGGCTGTGGAGAAGGTGTGCACATTTCTGCCCTCCTCTCTGACTGCCCAGTGCAAAGACCTGGTTGAGACGTATGGCCAGGCCATCATTGAGTTGCTGGTGCAGCAGGCCGACCCCAAGACTGTCTGCACAGTGCTTGGACTCTGCAACGGTGCCGACCGTGCATATATTGGTACATAGCTGCTTCTAAATATATTCATTGTATTTGCTATGATGGAGtattaaagtcataatgttatgacttttttatttattaattttttttttagtatgaCTCTTATCTGTGTGGTGCAGCTTGGTCTGTTTAATGTAAACCATAGATATGCAAAACTGGGGTTAAGGTAGTTCAACGTATGGACAATACATCATATGTTCCAGTTGCCTTGGACAAGGCTCGTTTTGAGGTTGGCGGCTACTGTGAGGTGTGCAAGATGGCCGTGAGTTACATCGATGGCATTCTGGAGAAGAACGCCACAGAGCAAGATATTGAGGAGGCTGTGAAGAAAGTATGCAGCTTCCTGCCTGACTCGTACAAGACTGAGGTGAGTGAATGGcgggtttttctctttttttaatgcataaacaTAAAGTCTCATCAACCCTGTTGTAACGCCTTGGTTCTGTCTGCAGTGTGACCAGCTGATTGAACAGTATGAGCCAGTTCTCATCCAGCTGCTACTTCAGATGCTCGACCCAGACTTTGTGTGTATGGTAAGTAATTTTCTCTTGTGGAAAAGATGCACTTACAGGCAGAGCTATAAAATAAGCTATGGATTTTTAAGCATGTTGAAATTCAGAGTCTGAAATCTGTATCTTTTGTTACAGAAAGTGGGAGCTTGCCCTGGAGCTAAACttaattttctagaaatgttGGCATGCTCCCGGGGGCCTGACTACTGGTGCAAGGTCAAGGGAGCAGCTGAACTGTGCGGCGTAAGTACACAGATCTTCAACACGATACTTTCATGTCAAACTGGGCTGCcatgaattttgttttctggttaaTCCATGAAACTACTTggattagaaaaaaattgaatttcaTACAAGATcaaatgtaaacacatttacatGTGTTCAATCTCGACACTAAGTGTTGATGACATTGAACAGGACATGAGCAAAATTTAGTGCAACAGAAGCAAGTTTGTTGCCTATTTCACTAAAATATGATAAACTTAAATTATTGTAGTGGGTATAGTTGTAACAGATTCATTTTGATAAACATTTACAGAAGAATTTAACACTGAAGTGAAAattggttttgtttgtgctcAACCTGTATCCCCCCCTGGGAAAAAATGCTATGAAAGGTTGCCATAGAAACATTATGCAACTTCATGTTAATGCCCTCAACTTCAGGCCTGATCATAATATGCATGAAATGTCCTGTTTTACTAAACCGTCTGATTAGTAAAACAATCAAACGGCTTGGTAAATTTGTAGTACGGGAGAAAATGTCTTCAGCCTAAGGAAAACGATGCATGATTGGATAGGAAAGGAGGAACAGTAAGCTGCTATGGTAGAGTACTAAAGTAATTTGAAGTGTGGTTAACTATTTTACTATCACCTTAAAGAAACTCTTAAATTTCACCCAAAATTATGCTAATTTTATGCCATGAattcatgcaaacaaaaaccGCTACAGTTGTCAATGAAcccaaaattaacttacaaaaTGCAAATTTCAATCAAGGATAAAATATTATCAAAGCCAGCTTTCCTCTGGCTTTGACGATGGTCTCTGACTGTACTGTAGAAACGCTGTTTTGCATCCGTCAGGTTTTTTTGGAAATGATTACCAATTTAACGCCCATCtacactttttttctgtctttcagacTGTGGCTCACTGCAAACGTTACGTGTGGAAGGAATAGAGAACGACGAGGAGCtggaaacagaaattaaaaggaaaattactTTAGAGCTGCTTTCCATTATTAATCCATGTCTAATAGACTAAAACTGCTGTGATGTCTGACTAAAATACATGATGGAAATGGActggctttttcttttctctataGTTTGGGAGATGGAGGGTTTGAAGGTGGGAGGGGGGTTGACGATATAAGTGACATGAAACATTGTCGGGTCtgatttttgtattaattttctGTATTGCTTGCTTGAAATGATCGATTAAACTCATTTTGCGCCCACCACTATGTAGATTTACTGACTGCAACCTGGTGAACCAATTACTGTTGTACTGGCTTGTCATTATCTTAGCAATTGTGTGTGAACGTTGAAcattttgtagatgtttttatgaGCATATGTGGAGGTTACCTCCCAGTGTTTGCACTCTTATCTTTGTAAATTTGTCTCCAATGCACAGAATCTTAAATATGCTTTGAGCAACTGGATGACTCAGTTTATTTGACTTTATCAATTAAAGTAATTTCCAAACCAAAAAGTCTCTTGTCTCCATATTAACCTTGAGTCATCACACTTtgtataaacttttaaaaaatgtacaaatatatttgCAGTCATGTTTAGTGGCATTTTTGCTTACCAATTCTAAGTATCTGTACAGACATGATTTCAAACATACCAATTATAAAGTCTTTCAGAAAGTTGAGGTGAAAATGCTGCCAGGTCTGCTCAATGCTTGCAGAAGATGGGAGTACCATGAGTCAGATGTCAACACAtgttaaataactgaaaatCTGCCACATATACAAGTACTAATTAAGGTTACATCATTCTACTTTGCTGACAGAAAAAGAACTCCATGTTGGGTTCATTCGATTTGCAATTGCTTAATACTAGAATACAAGAAGAGGATGGATTCCTTGTCCTGGAGGGAAATTTTGgtacaaaatgtgcaaagagCCCCTTGTAAAGATGACAGTCAGCTGGTTGAAGGTCACTCAACAGCAAGATTAGCTTGCATATGCACTAGCTTCTGGAGTTTCTTTATGACCActatacagtggggcaaaaaagtagtcagccaccaattgtgcaagttctcccacttaaagagatgagaggcctgtaattttcatcaatATACGTCAACTTTGagagacaaaatgagaaaaataaaatccagaaaatcacatttttttatttttaatgaatttattgGCAacatatggtggaaaataagtatttggtcaataacaaaagttcatctcaatactttgttatATACCCCTTGTTGGTAATGacagacataaaacattttctgtaagtcttcacaaggttctcacacactgttggtggtattttggcccattcctccatgcagatcttctctagagctgtgatgttctggggctgTCGCTGGGCAACACAgactttcaactccctccacagattttctatggggttgaSATCTGGAGACTGGCTRggccactccaggaccttgaaatgcttcttaggaagccactccttcgttacccgggtggtgtgtttgggatcatcgtcctgctgaaagacccagaCACGTTTTATCTTCAATGCCCTtgttgatggaaggaggttttcactcaaaatgtgacgatacatggccccattcattctttcctttacacggatcagtcgtcctggtcccttggcagaaaaacagccccaaagcatgatgtttccacccccatgcttcacagtaggTATGGCgttctttggatgcaactcagcattctttctcctccaaacacaagtagagttttgaccaaaaagttctattttggtttcatctgaccatatgatattctcccagtcatcttctggatcatccaaatgctctctagcaaacttgaGACGGGCCTTGACATGTACTGGCTTAAGCAGGGGGACACGTCTGgcactgcaggtttgagtccctggcggcgtagtgtgttactgatggtagcctttgttactttggtcccagctctctgcaggtcattcatTAGGTTCCCCCATGTGGTTCTGGGATTTTTGCTCAccgttcttgtgatcattttgatcatcttgcgtggagccccagatcgagggagattatcagtggtcttgtatgtgttccattttctaataatggatcccacagttgatttctttacaccaagctgttaacctattgcagattcagtatTCCCAGCCTAGTGCAGGTCTATAATTTTGTTTCGGGTGtcctttgacagctctctaRTTTTGGCCatggtggagtttagagtgtgactgtttgaggttgtggacagGTGTSTTTTATACTGATAACGAGTTCAAAtaggtgccattaatacaggtaacgagtggaggacagaggagcctcttacagaATCAGTTACAGGTCTGTGAGAGCCCGAAAtcttgtttgtagctgaccaaatacttattttccaccatattttgaaaatatattctttaaaaatcaaacaatgtaatttcctggattttcttttctccttttgtctctcataatTGAGGtatatctatgatgaaaattacaggcctctctcatctttttaagtgggagtacttgcacaattggtggctgactaaatacttttttttgccccactgtatttGGAAGAAGTTTCAAAGCCTGAGATCACATGGAAGAATGAGGACAAACGGTTCTTGCAAACCCACAGTGAGCTGAATAAATCGATTAAATCAACTACAAAGATGCGTTTAGGACAAAGTATCAGGAAGTGTTTTGGACCAGCTTTCACAAAGCTCTGTTGTCAGCACCATAGAAATGACAAATCAAGCTtgcttaaaacaaaagcaactttGACCTTTTATCTTCAGCAAAACTGTACTTGTGTTTCACACTGAACAGTTGCATTTTAAACCCATCAGCATGTAGTcgttttttgttcatattttagcaaaattctaaacaaagtgtttcatttattgcttGCCCCAAACTTTCATCTCCTCCATATCCTGTGTATAATTTCTGCAATATGTCAAATTGCACACATAATGCTTCAGTTCTTAGAATCGACACTAATTACTGTAGGGTTGAGACGACGCTGGAAACCAGATGAGGTACAGAGGAAGTGACACCTGGTGGTCCAGTGAAAGTAAAGGCTGTAGTGTTTTCCTTCACTACAAAGCTACATATGGCTTTGGTTCAGATACTGTGCACAATAAGAACTGAAAACGCAGATCCAACAGCAAGCCCCAGAGTGAGGAAGAAGGACATGACCACGCCTGTGGCTTCGGCCAGCTCCCGGGGAACCACCTTTGGTCCGTAGATCATCGGCAGCGTACCCAGGTATCCGTTAGAGAGGCCCAGCAGGCAGTTGAAGACCACAGGGTAAACATCATGGGGGAACAGCACAGTATGTAGGTGGTCCCGTGGCTGGTAGTTACAGAACATGAGAAGTGGCACCAGCACGGAGCGACACAGCACCAGCACCGGCAGGACCCGACTAGTGGGACCAGGGGTCTGCACCCAGGCTGTCACCAGCCTGCCACTAAAGTCTGCAACGTTATAAAGGAGGAAACTGGTCAGAGGTACAAAATAAGTTGTTGCCCAGGGGCTGCCGCTGTCCGTGTTCACAGACTGGATCCCCGATGAGACGGAAGGGAATACTGAGATTGAGACGAAGAAGACATAAAAGACGCAGAGGCCAAGCACCCCGGCCTTCTTAATGATGGGCTGCAGCGGAGGGATTCCGCCTGCTGGACTCTGCTCCTCACCGAGCGTCCCGGGACTGACGCAGGTCGCTGCCAGCATGTAGTGCCTGACAAGAAGAGAAGATGTCTCAGCATTTGTtgaatttgttacattttcaagcATGTTTGATGCAAATGTAGCAAATGAAAAGCTagaaagtttttgttgttttttttctaaatgaaagtgTGAAAGGAAAATTACTATTCTCACCTTGAATATGCATACTTTGGCAAAAGCAAAAACGAGATGATGCAGAGCAGGATAAAGACGTCTGCTGTCAGGAAATAGAACAGAGCGTTGGTGGTCACGTCCTTAGCCACAGCTAGGCTCACTATCGATGCTAGTGCAGTCAGGGTGCCCCCCATCGCCTGGcctagaacaaaacaaaagaaaaacaagtttatgtaCAAGACAATGTGTACCTTGTACAaggtacattttaaatgtaccttaaaaaatttaaaatgcaacaacattttaaatttcatgaCTTAATTAAAGTTGAATGTGATGAGCTTTACTCGTGACTCAACCGAGGTGGAAGAAAATCGATTAAATGTgataataaacataatttattcaaaGTATTTATTAAATTCACAATTCCTATAGCTTTAggaattgttaaaaataaatagttatttcagtatttatgtAATGGTTGGCCTTGGCCGTCAAATTAAGTAACTGAACCGCTGTGCAGAATAATCAATGATACCATCATTAGATGAATAAATGAAGCCTAAAATCATAACTGAAGTCTctctgtaattattttaaaaagtaaaaacaaactatttaaatCTAACTCAATAATATGtcatttatatacatttaaatcaagaaataacttttttcttttagaagtATGTGGCGACATCTGCTGGCCATCCTCCATCTTTGCATTTGAATGaaacaagaccaagaccagtgATGGCATATTGATACACATTTGgatattgaaattaaataattggtTAAAGTACAAAATAGCCAAAATAAGAAATTACAAGagtaagactaaaaaaaaagtatttggtgaaaaGGAAACTCCCAAGTATCTAATCATCACATCTGACTTGGTATTTTACAATGCCgtcagacagacaaaaatatagTTATCTGTAAAAtctagtatttaaaaatatatatgctaaAAATGTCAAGTGAAACAAGTTCTGAACTAAAACTCAGAACTTAATTCACtgaatactttattttttaaaaatgacaatagaAATCCTGTCTGTAGTGGCCGTGTCTCAATTCTTAAAATTgccagtttttacattttaaagtattaCAACTACCGCACTTTGTCAAACTGTTtgcattttctacatttttaatgtctttttttgtgtctacTTGTCTTGTTCATTATTATGCGTGCTGCTACCTTTCTTGGGCAAAGCATCTTGTGATAAAGGTCTTCATCTCAATTGGCTTTTTatgtggttaaataaaggtttactgtaataaatacatatataaatatatatagatgtCACACAGGCAACTGAAACCATCAGCAATCTAACCTGATATGAGGGCTTGAGAGATCCTCATGGGAAAATAGCCACTGATCCCAAACACGCTCCCACAGAAGATGTTGGAGGCACCGCTGACCACAGCAACGCTGGCAAGTGTGCCGACGAAGAACTCCGTCCTGTATTCTGAGACGTCCACCTCCACCAGCACCGTGGTCACCACGAACACCAACAGCATCACGACGAGGGAGGACAGGATTCGAACCTTTGGAGATAACCTACGAGCAATCAAACAGAGGAGAGGTGCTGCTGGGATCAAAAAAACAGCACACTAGAGTCTCTGAGGTCTCCATGCTTCATCACCATTTTACAATGCTTAGCAAAGGTATTTACACACATCaagctttttcatattttgtcacattaccaactttaatgtgttttatgtgacagCAGACCAATGCAAAATTGTGCATGACTGggaagctgaaggaaaacaatttcacaacTCCTGACAAATTCACATTGGACAGTCATGCAATGCTTTTGGGTTCAGCCTTCTCTCCTGGATTCTGGATCCTGAATGGATTCTCTCCTCAGCATcccattcagctctgcagaggcttaactcatttgattcaggtgtgttggagcaaaAAATGGATCCAAAAGTTACAGCACAGCAGCTTTAGATGATTTAAACTATTCAGTTGTAGTTCTGTCTCCATGTTTAGAGCcgttgtcctgctgaaagatgACCCTCTAACTTATGACTATTTTGTGTTTCcaacaggttttcctccaggatcAACCCTTATTTATCTCCACTCCTTTAACTCCAAGCGGCTGGTCTCCATGATGATGTTTGTTGACTAATCTtttccaacaaacctctgatgTCTTCAAATAACAGCTGAGAGATTCATCAATTTATTAATTACATGACTTCAGAAGGCAATAGGCTGCACTGGATTTGTTTAGGGGTTTCAGAGTAaggggggctgaatacaaatatcatggtttcatttatttctgtaaaaaaatttataattttcttacaacttcacatttctgtggaaaagtacaatgtaaatgtttttgaagtGGACTCTAATCTGTGTGACATGTGTGTATAGTTTGTACTGACCTGTTAACAAGAAAATAGTTGAGTACCAGGCACAGCACAGAAGGCACTGCTGAAGCAATGGACAGGTAACTTTCAAAATAGTCCTGTgtaaacaagagaaaaagacaCTTTTCTTTAAGAACAAAGAAGCACACAATCATGTTTTCAAATACAACATGAGGAAGGGAATGGGAGAGAacaggaaaataattattttattgtagtGTTCAAGTCAACTCAAACATATTTCTCTTTATTCAATGTAGGGCggaaacaattaattggattaatcatatttaatcgattattgaaatagcTGCGGCCCTTATTGTATGTAAATTTCCTTTAACATTTCAAAGGGAATTTCTTTGAAATATGAAACAACACTTTGTCCAATCATCCTGTCACATGATATTCACACTGCCGTATCAGAAACTCTAAGATCTTTAGCTGTACGTCATCGTCCCGCTACTCACACCGACACTGGAGCTTTCCTTCTGGTCAGTGCTGTTGCTAAGCTTGTAGAGCCAGTACTGCTTTGCCGTTATGAAGAAGTTCCAGGGCAGCAGGGAGCCGATACCCATCAGAAAAAAGGTGAAATACACCAGTCTGTACGAGTCCTCTGGACTGTAGCGCACAGCCAGAGGTGCCGAGGAAGCCTTAGGAAGAAGGGTTGCAGAGGGACTGATGTCATCATCCTCATCTTCGGTCGAGCTTTGTTGGTCGTATAAAGGTGGAAGATAGGATGAGTTGACGCTGGGAAGCACAGGATCTGTGTGGTCCATCTTCACAGGCAGGATCCAGGGTACTCAGAGGGTGAAGACAAGGGAGAAAAGGGCAGGCTGAGGCAggaaaggagagaagaagaaagtacTACTCGAGTCGTACTGAAGATAACGTTACTGCAGTAAGAATGGGATTTGGGGGGGGAATTGAAGAGAgcataaatattcagattttaaataatctcagtttatttatagaagGGCCAATTAACAGCCAACGTCGTCTTGTAATAAAGGCTATtagagaaaatacttttaagttGCTCTGCATGGAAAACCATCATGTAGAGTACGTTTATCAGCACTATCGCCACCCCACTACTATTAGTTATCACTTCTGTTAAATCAGTGTGTTACTTCTCTCCCACAGACCTGTatcagtctctctctctttggtAACTCGAGTCATGACCTGCCAATTTAATCGGAGTCAAATCCTCCATCAGACAAACGTTTCTCACATCCCGTGTTTGTCAGACATGTGATTGTTTGACTCATTAGTCCGACTTCACACAAAAGCCTTAATTTCATCACACCTCTTCGGTGTTTCTGCAAAAATGCCAATAGGATGCTCCTGCAGGACCAGAATGATTCAGAAATTTGtcagaaaatgaattaaaacaggTTTTCCCTGAAATGTGATAAAAGCTTCGACTATTTTTAGACTAAAGTAAAAGCTGATTTTGCAATTTAGGGGGTGAGGAAAGAGGAACTAATATTCACATGATGCTAATGCAATAAGAACTTAGTCAAAGATCATATAACAGCATTATATctccttaaaaaatatatcaccaGTACTCTTTGTTTATGTTCCAGTACAACGTTTTAATTTGCTGAATTTTACAAAGTTTCAATTTGTTTGTTGGGAATAATTGAAAAGAGTAACTAGTAAAAGCTACAAACAAAGCTAGCTAACCCTAGCCTTGCTAAACTTTGTTAcaggtaaataaaatgtatttcgAGACGTACCTCATCCCTGAAGACCCCGAAGTTTAAACTTGAAGGTCTTCTCAGCAAACAAAACTTCATTTGACAGCAAACTTGTTTTTCTGGTCAGCTGACTTACTCTCTAACCGATTTTCGAAGTGGGATTTTCAACAGCTGCAATCATTAGCACAACTCCACTTCCGGTTTTAAGAGttagcaaacaaaaactaacaaacacgattaaaaaaaataaactttaaaataagaaaattgatTTTCAGAACTGTTTGCGCAATATGGGAAACGGGagcatcacataaaatattttaagccgtacttatttttatttttaagagcgtcgtaaaagtaaaaatctggtgcttttattgtgaaaagcaCCAGCGTTTTacaataaaagtacaaatttaGTTTAGTTAAATGTTGCAGCTGCTTTTCAGTACTGCactaaaaagatatttttaaattcagtaattcaattcaaagagCGAAACTCGTATATTATATAGATTTATAACAAAAAGTAAtatatgaaaattattttgatgattctACGTCTTCATTAGCTTTTCAGAAATTGCGACCAGTATTGACACTCTTGACAAGTAGGGCACGAAAGTAAAGAAGCAGTCAGCAGATTATTTGGGAAGATTGCGAATCAGTCACAAGACGGGTACTGCAACTACCCATATGGGTCCCAGATAGACACATTTTCCGGGTTTAACTTGCATTTGTCCTAGTATGACCCATGTAGTTGGACCAGGAGGGCCCCACCTGTGTCATCAGTTGTAAAACATTGATTATCCAAGTTTGTCCACAGGGGCCCACAATTACAGGTTAACTCTGAA encodes:
- the psap gene encoding prosaposin isoform X2; this encodes MLLLTLLFVSSAVATPLLGTEQCARGPPYWCQNVKTASLCKALSHCQQNVWNKPQMKTVPCDLCKEVLMVVGQLLKDNATQAEILGYLEKACHLIPDQGLAAECKEIVDSYYPILFGIITGELEEPGVVCGAMGLCTTVQMSLARFQPQEELKSNEIPEVDLAQRVAPFLLNVPDLLYPQNTGDPAPKQEAPKQTGDVVCQDCIKFLSDAQAEAKTNSSFIDSLIQNIEHQCDMLGPGLSDMCKQYVGQYGPAVVQQLMSMQPKEICALAGFCPEMKKSVPMLDLQPAKAIPAAKTMVAAKLFPATKVEAAASRSMVRVRESPTCAICEFVMKQLESMLEDQATEEEVVQAVEKVCTFLPSSLTAQCKDLVETYGQAIIELLVQQADPKTVCTVLGLCNGADRAYIVALDKARFEVGGYCEVCKMAVSYIDGILEKNATEQDIEEAVKKVCSFLPDSYKTECDQLIEQYEPVLIQLLLQMLDPDFVCMKVGACPGAKLNFLEMLACSRGPDYWCKVKGAAELCGTVAHCKRYVWKE
- the psap gene encoding prosaposin isoform X1, translated to MLLLTLLFVSSAVATPLLGTEQCARGPPYWCQNVKTASLCKALSHCQQNVWNKPQMKTVPCDLCKEVLMVVGQLLKDNATQAEILGYLEKACHLIPDQGLAAECKEIVDSYYPILFGIITGELEEPGVVCGAMGLCTTVQMSLARFQPQEELKSNEIPEVDLAQRVAPFLLNVPDLLYPQNTGDPAPKQEAPKQTGDVVCQDCIKFLSDAQAEAKTNSSFIDSLIQNIEHQCDMLGPGLSDMCKQYVGQYGPAVVQQLMSMEQQPKEICALAGFCPEMKKSVPMLDLQPAKAIPAAKTMVAAKLFPATKVEAAASRSMVRVRESPTCAICEFVMKQLESMLEDQATEEEVVQAVEKVCTFLPSSLTAQCKDLVETYGQAIIELLVQQADPKTVCTVLGLCNGADRAYIVALDKARFEVGGYCEVCKMAVSYIDGILEKNATEQDIEEAVKKVCSFLPDSYKTECDQLIEQYEPVLIQLLLQMLDPDFVCMKVGACPGAKLNFLEMLACSRGPDYWCKVKGAAELCGTVAHCKRYVWKE
- the slc29a3 gene encoding equilibrative nucleoside transporter 3, translating into MDHTDPVLPSVNSSYLPPLYDQQSSTEDEDDDISPSATLLPKASSAPLAVRYSPEDSYRLVYFTFFLMGIGSLLPWNFFITAKQYWLYKLSNSTDQKESSSVGDYFESYLSIASAVPSVLCLVLNYFLVNRLSPKVRILSSLVVMLLVFVVTTVLVEVDVSEYRTEFFVGTLASVAVVSGASNIFCGSVFGISGYFPMRISQALISGQAMGGTLTALASIVSLAVAKDVTTNALFYFLTADVFILLCIISFLLLPKYAYSRHYMLAATCVSPGTLGEEQSPAGGIPPLQPIIKKAGVLGLCVFYVFFVSISVFPSVSSGIQSVNTDSGSPWATTYFVPLTSFLLYNVADFSGRLVTAWVQTPGPTSRVLPVLVLCRSVLVPLLMFCNYQPRDHLHTVLFPHDVYPVVFNCLLGLSNGYLGTLPMIYGPKVVPRELAEATGVVMSFFLTLGLAVGSAFSVLIVHSI